A single window of Helicobacter macacae MIT 99-5501 DNA harbors:
- a CDS encoding TonB-dependent receptor plug domain-containing protein, with amino-acid sequence MLDKVIAHGYKDREYSSSAGKVDRRMLESAPSGNGDIVSALKVLPNVQSNSASSTSKTPGEISPANLSISGGLPYQNNFLLDGFEINNDIDPAGSSSNTQPRQRSALSQGLNVDTSLLESIQVLDSNVSAAYGRFSGGVVEANIRKPRTDKGITKGWHANLSWAYTSSAMTKYYELESSALAELSNSSNENYQPNFYKHLVRASLEGYITKNLGLIASYSTVRSIIPLQSYSNGTSEQKQDQKRISDNYYFKLNYNPTQNLTLEYNFGFMPQDNTYFTPNFKNSRYTMRQGGIQTGLKALYQTSIGLSSNTLSYSRLENSRLSDANYYTMINGSEGQYGSVNQTQNNINLKTDFLFSPLTLKIFTQNFRTGLELIYQDATRNRIEDSYMYIYGGTPQAIPTGSSWNGLPDSFGFISANATQFYHTMGIIKAGKTSFDTFTYGIYAEDDMSFDLGRGGEIKMRFGLRLDGDNYMSKHKLAPRFSLSYIAPTPKEWQNTLTFGANRYYSRNLLAYRFYSDALNNRRAYYRCAVNDAWIELGSSTPNCNNSLNYGSISNGVVKTGNRLRDLEVPYDDELMGGISQNLGIFSVGFKYIHREGKNQITTSSLASTSEYWGSTYMWGNDGQSKSDIISFILQNTTPLPTWRVKHFYLFALDWNKLKRNFNTHSADYDLGDNIVYNGVFTTYENMPAQKYNQPITLKLSTTHTLKLSRTKWLWNNFFSWRGKYQRIVLDRLSTGTCSATNTSGCYQFSDKTLGNIFNWDMRLGLEVDLYKGQTLYVNFDIYNVLDSKNLVTLSGEDGVLLYGVPSNAAVLGYSLGRQFWTQVGYKF; translated from the coding sequence GTGCTAGATAAAGTCATAGCACACGGCTACAAAGATAGAGAATACAGCTCAAGTGCGGGCAAAGTCGATAGGAGAATGCTAGAGTCTGCCCCTAGTGGGAATGGCGACATAGTCTCCGCGCTAAAAGTCCTGCCAAATGTCCAAAGCAATAGTGCTTCTAGCACTTCAAAAACTCCCGGTGAGATTAGCCCTGCAAATCTTTCTATAAGTGGTGGACTGCCTTATCAAAACAATTTTTTGCTAGACGGATTTGAGATAAATAATGACATAGACCCCGCAGGCTCAAGCTCCAATACACAGCCTAGACAAAGAAGCGCACTCTCTCAAGGGCTAAATGTCGATACAAGCCTACTAGAATCTATCCAAGTTCTAGATAGCAATGTAAGTGCTGCTTATGGTAGGTTTAGCGGTGGGGTGGTGGAGGCAAATATCCGCAAACCTCGCACAGACAAAGGAATCACAAAGGGTTGGCACGCAAATCTATCTTGGGCTTACACTTCAAGCGCTATGACAAAATACTATGAGCTAGAATCTAGCGCGTTAGCCGAGCTTTCAAACTCAAGCAACGAAAACTATCAACCAAATTTTTACAAACACCTTGTGAGAGCAAGTTTGGAGGGATATATAACCAAAAATCTAGGACTAATCGCTAGCTACTCTACCGTGCGCTCGATTATCCCACTTCAAAGTTATAGCAACGGCACAAGCGAGCAAAAACAAGACCAAAAACGCATAAGTGATAACTACTACTTCAAGCTAAACTACAACCCCACACAAAATCTAACACTAGAATACAACTTTGGCTTTATGCCACAGGATAATACCTACTTCACACCAAATTTTAAAAATTCTCGCTACACAATGAGGCAGGGCGGAATCCAGACAGGACTAAAAGCCTTGTATCAAACAAGTATCGGGTTATCAAGCAACACGCTTAGCTACTCTAGGCTAGAAAATTCTAGGCTTAGTGATGCAAACTACTACACGATGATAAATGGCAGTGAGGGGCAATACGGCTCGGTAAATCAAACACAAAACAATATCAATCTAAAAACAGATTTTCTTTTTTCTCCACTTACGCTAAAAATCTTTACTCAAAATTTTCGCACAGGATTAGAGCTAATCTACCAAGACGCCACAAGAAATAGAATAGAGGATTCTTATATGTATATTTATGGAGGCACACCACAAGCTATTCCCACAGGCTCTTCGTGGAATGGCTTGCCTGATAGCTTTGGCTTTATCTCGGCAAATGCTACGCAGTTTTATCACACGATGGGGATTATCAAAGCAGGCAAAACCAGCTTTGATACTTTCACTTATGGAATCTATGCAGAAGATGATATGAGCTTTGATTTGGGTAGAGGAGGAGAGATAAAGATGAGATTTGGCTTAAGGCTTGATGGGGACAACTATATGAGCAAGCACAAACTAGCACCTAGATTTTCGCTTAGCTACATTGCACCCACACCAAAGGAGTGGCAAAACACCCTCACATTTGGGGCTAATCGCTACTATTCGCGCAATTTACTTGCGTATAGATTTTATTCAGACGCGCTAAACAATCGCAGAGCATATTATCGTTGCGCTGTGAATGACGCTTGGATAGAGCTAGGCTCTAGCACACCAAATTGTAACAACAGCTTAAATTATGGCAGCATTAGCAATGGAGTTGTAAAAACGGGCAATAGATTGCGTGATTTGGAAGTGCCTTATGATGATGAGCTAATGGGTGGCATAAGCCAAAACCTAGGAATCTTTAGTGTAGGGTTTAAATACATTCACAGAGAGGGCAAAAACCAAATCACCACCTCTTCGCTTGCTAGCACGAGTGAGTATTGGGGAAGCACTTATATGTGGGGAAATGACGGGCAAAGCAAAAGCGATATTATCAGCTTTATATTGCAAAATACTACGCCTTTACCCACTTGGAGAGTAAAGCATTTTTATCTTTTTGCACTTGATTGGAACAAACTTAAGCGCAATTTCAACACCCATAGCGCGGACTATGATTTGGGTGATAATATCGTATATAACGGCGTTTTTACCACTTATGAGAATATGCCTGCCCAAAAATACAATCAACCAATAACGCTAAAACTTAGCACCACGCATACGCTTAAGCTATCTCGCACAAAATGGCTGTGGAATAACTTTTTTAGCTGGCGCGGGAAATATCAAAGAATTGTGCTAGATAGATTAAGCACAGGCACTTGCAGTGCTACTAATACAAGTGGTTGCTACCAATTTAGTGATAAAACACTCGGAAATATATTTAATTGGGATATGCGGCTAGGGCTTGAAGTGGATTTATACAAAGGACAGACACTATATGTGAATTTTGATATTTACAATGTGCTAGATAGTAAAAATCTAGTAACGCTAAGTGGTGAAGATGGCGTGCTACTCTATGGCGTGCCTAGCAATGCAGCTGTGCTAGGATACTCTCTTGGCAGGCAGTTTTGGACACAAGTGGGGTATAAGTTTTAG
- a CDS encoding ATP-binding cassette domain-containing protein, producing MLQVKNLNASFGEFALKDISFSLAHRERLGILGESGSGKSLLSQVILGLATPSRLSGEILFENRVILGDLRGTNVASTATNITANTANNLATNIATNPAQSSYAKDLPHLRGRHIAYIPQSPLNALNPLHTIQKQIGEMFAIHKEYAKSAKERETLIDEALHKVGLPKQLKSRFPHELSGGQRQRALIAMMSVLRPKVLICDEPTTALDASLQRQILDLLLGFSEVGLVMISHDWGVMRHCVENLIVMKDGQIVQKGKINEIMKNGASQNLRQNLATNQNLANQNPNPHQNHAYTELLLESLHLPRNTHTPSTEEILTLRGVGISYEKKSFFSHKSSTQALRGVDLVLHSGECLGVIGESGSGKSSLALGILGLIEHSGEIALKSSLGKSSATNETSTANLPSTTSALNIANVSAQILPPKKRDKHFTQCVQIVFQDALSALNPRFCVFEILLEALEDLPKSVGKGNASKASPRKDCVNKEQAKSAKLAKITELLKSVGLSPSFLYRYPESLSGGQAQRVCIARALAKNPKILLLDEPTSALDKSAQKEILELLLELQKTLGLSYIFISHDLAVIEAMCHSVIVLADLNKVLESNQANVAKSSVAMGGVVIESGRVDEVFASPKHTYTKSLLQAQL from the coding sequence ATGCTACAAGTAAAAAATCTAAACGCTTCTTTTGGCGAGTTTGCGCTAAAAGATATTAGCTTTTCTCTAGCACATAGAGAGCGACTAGGGATACTCGGCGAGTCAGGCAGTGGCAAAAGCCTGCTATCTCAAGTCATACTAGGGCTAGCCACTCCTAGCAGGCTAAGCGGGGAAATCCTCTTTGAAAATCGCGTGATTTTAGGGGATTTGCGCGGGACAAATGTGGCTAGCACCGCAACAAATATTACAGCCAACACTGCAAATAATCTTGCTACAAATATTGCCACCAATCCCGCGCAATCAAGCTATGCCAAAGACTTGCCACACCTGCGAGGGCGACACATAGCCTATATCCCACAATCCCCCCTAAACGCGCTAAATCCACTGCATACGATACAAAAGCAGATTGGCGAAATGTTTGCCATACACAAAGAGTATGCCAAATCCGCAAAAGAGCGCGAGACTCTCATAGATGAAGCACTGCACAAAGTAGGGCTACCAAAGCAGCTAAAGTCTCGCTTCCCACACGAGCTAAGCGGGGGGCAAAGACAGCGCGCACTAATCGCTATGATGAGCGTGCTACGACCAAAGGTGCTTATCTGCGATGAGCCTACCACCGCGCTAGATGCGAGCTTGCAGAGGCAGATTTTGGACTTGCTTTTGGGATTTAGTGAGGTGGGGCTAGTGATGATTAGCCACGATTGGGGTGTGATGAGGCATTGTGTAGAGAATCTAATCGTAATGAAAGATGGACAAATCGTGCAAAAAGGCAAAATCAATGAGATAATGAAAAATGGAGCTAGCCAAAATCTGCGACAAAATCTAGCGACTAATCAAAATCTAGCTAACCAAAATCCAAACCCGCACCAAAATCACGCCTACACCGAACTACTACTAGAATCCCTGCATTTGCCTAGAAATACGCACACACCAAGCACAGAGGAGATACTCACACTGCGAGGGGTAGGCATAAGCTATGAAAAAAAGTCGTTTTTTTCGCACAAAAGCTCTACGCAGGCTTTGCGCGGAGTGGATTTGGTGCTGCATAGTGGCGAGTGCTTGGGCGTGATAGGGGAGAGTGGAAGCGGGAAATCTAGCCTTGCGCTAGGGATTTTGGGACTGATAGAGCATAGTGGCGAAATCGCACTAAAATCATCGCTTGGTAAATCTAGCGCGACAAACGAGACAAGCACGGCGAATTTGCCAAGCACGACAAGCGCGTTAAATATTGCAAATGTCAGCGCACAGATTTTGCCTCCCAAAAAGCGAGATAAGCACTTCACGCAATGCGTCCAAATCGTTTTCCAAGACGCCCTAAGTGCGCTAAATCCTAGATTTTGCGTGTTTGAGATTTTGCTAGAGGCACTAGAGGATTTGCCAAAAAGTGTTGGCAAAGGAAATGCTAGCAAAGCAAGCCCACGCAAAGATTGTGTGAACAAAGAGCAAGCCAAAAGCGCAAAGCTAGCAAAAATCACAGAGCTACTAAAAAGCGTGGGACTTAGCCCTAGCTTTCTTTATCGCTATCCAGAGAGCCTTAGCGGGGGGCAAGCACAGCGCGTATGTATCGCCCGCGCACTTGCAAAAAATCCAAAGATTTTGCTGCTAGATGAGCCTACAAGTGCGCTTGATAAAAGTGCGCAAAAAGAGATTTTGGAGCTACTTTTGGAGCTACAAAAAACTCTAGGACTTAGCTATATATTTATAAGCCACGATTTGGCTGTGATAGAGGCTATGTGCCATAGTGTCATCGTGCTAGCTGACTTAAACAAAGTGCTAGAATCTAACCAAGCAAATGTAGCTAAAAGTAGCGTGGCTATGGGCGGAGTAGTCATAGAGAGTGGGAGAGTAGATGAGGTGTTTGCTAGCCCAAAGCACACATACACAAAGTCCCTTTTGCAAGCACAGCTGTGA
- a CDS encoding cytochrome-c peroxidase, whose product MKKPTLKFLSKLTQKLTQSYAKKKFARQNLMQNIAQNLAQRIRHSALAKLSCIALGLGALALTMQGNAKGNLAKYRLAYAKPISQWSKPTLDKSVLDEWEEFAPLPLHAPFPADNPYSHAKKNLGEKLFNDTRLSKSGQFSCASCHHKELGFGDGLPYSYGHDGQIGRRNAPNIQMSGFFPLLFWDGRAQGLEAQAIFPLSDPVEMANTTQNATKSIQKAQEYYALFVAAFGDEESKKLWAKHYPQVFRQAMGDEYERFVREHLQEDFGKDGFDSLDSSVPSTLQKDSTQAMPKTTKQGKQMPKSTDDTHSKLSSLPPLKREEVKSQASAVFGNKAFHTLLKDTLPKGTQAKQALATKNPLPKSEIAKAKKLITIENITKAIATYERTLVPQNTRFNRFLKGEYSALSDKEIFGLDVFRNKGECMNCHYGATLSDKKFHNIGVAFYGRGLQDLGRYEVSKNPSDSGKFRTPSLINVGKSAPYLHNGISPNLVGLIHLYDAAFPFADTKRFSIGYDTSTDTLAPKLDPLIRELNLSVEEIEALEAFLLTL is encoded by the coding sequence ATGAAAAAGCCTACACTAAAGTTTCTAAGCAAACTCACACAAAAACTAACACAAAGCTACGCAAAGAAAAAATTTGCACGACAAAATCTTATGCAAAATATTGCCCAAAATCTCGCACAAAGAATTAGACACAGCGCACTAGCCAAACTATCCTGCATAGCACTTGGGCTAGGTGCGCTTGCCCTCACTATGCAAGGCAATGCTAAAGGAAATCTAGCCAAATATCGCCTAGCTTATGCAAAGCCTATCAGTCAATGGAGCAAGCCCACACTAGATAAAAGTGTGCTAGATGAGTGGGAGGAGTTTGCCCCCCTGCCACTTCACGCGCCATTTCCTGCGGACAATCCCTACTCCCACGCCAAAAAAAATCTAGGCGAAAAGCTATTTAACGACACAAGATTATCAAAAAGCGGGCAGTTCTCTTGCGCTAGCTGTCATCACAAAGAGCTAGGCTTTGGCGATGGACTTCCTTACTCTTATGGGCACGATGGGCAAATAGGACGCAGAAATGCACCAAACATACAAATGAGCGGGTTTTTCCCACTGCTGTTTTGGGACGGCAGAGCGCAAGGGCTAGAAGCCCAAGCCATATTTCCATTAAGCGACCCTGTGGAAATGGCAAACACCACACAAAACGCCACAAAATCCATACAAAAAGCACAAGAATACTACGCGCTATTTGTAGCTGCATTTGGTGATGAGGAGAGCAAAAAGCTATGGGCAAAGCACTATCCGCAAGTCTTTAGGCAAGCTATGGGCGATGAGTATGAAAGGTTTGTAAGGGAGCATTTGCAAGAGGATTTTGGCAAAGACGGATTTGATAGTCTAGACTCTAGTGTGCCTAGCACACTTCAAAAAGACTCCACCCAAGCAATGCCAAAGACGACAAAACAAGGCAAGCAAATGCCAAAAAGCACAGATGACACACATAGCAAGCTATCTTCCCTCCCACCGCTTAAGCGCGAGGAAGTCAAATCCCAAGCAAGCGCGGTTTTTGGCAACAAAGCATTTCACACACTGCTAAAAGATACGCTACCAAAAGGCACGCAAGCAAAGCAAGCCCTTGCCACCAAAAACCCCCTGCCAAAAAGTGAGATAGCCAAAGCAAAAAAGCTAATTACCATAGAAAATATCACAAAAGCTATCGCTACTTATGAGCGCACGCTAGTCCCGCAAAACACGCGGTTTAATCGCTTCCTAAAAGGCGAGTATAGTGCATTAAGCGATAAAGAGATTTTCGGGCTAGATGTGTTTCGCAACAAGGGCGAATGTATGAACTGCCACTACGGCGCAACCCTAAGTGATAAAAAGTTTCACAATATCGGTGTGGCGTTTTATGGACGAGGTTTGCAGGATTTGGGGCGATATGAGGTAAGCAAAAATCCTAGCGATTCTGGGAAGTTTCGCACGCCAAGCCTTATCAATGTCGGCAAAAGCGCACCCTATCTACATAATGGAATCTCGCCAAATCTAGTCGGGCTTATCCACCTCTATGACGCAGCATTTCCTTTTGCTGATACAAAGCGATTTTCTATCGGCTATGATACAAGCACAGACACACTCGCACCCAAGCTAGACCCACTTATACGCGAGCTAAATTTAAGTGTGGAGGAGATAGAAGCACTAGAAGCGTTTTTGCTAACACTTTGA
- a CDS encoding outer membrane beta-barrel protein, whose amino-acid sequence MTAEIAKSFCKICTITLVFATLAGTELLAKRQSPTPAKKSSKDSKASVPANRATRAPRVDSPTRTSQAQSTKPTQALKPHAGFVGVELGVSAYRQDNKITLTSSDSSVNFEDYRYSRNTLGTNVGILSGYRGFFASWFGLRAYANLNYTQTMDSNSFYIINYRTNPPTITNLSYDYSLSVLNYGANLDLLFNVLTIKESKLGIFAGGGIGGNTIFTNKAIVSAKKNMGIDKDALYDEIKDGAFTGLDAWVNCGFMEYF is encoded by the coding sequence ATGACAGCAGAGATAGCAAAGTCTTTTTGCAAAATATGCACTATCACTTTAGTATTTGCCACTCTAGCTGGCACAGAGCTACTAGCCAAAAGGCAATCCCCCACCCCTGCAAAAAAATCTAGCAAAGATTCAAAAGCAAGTGTCCCTGCAAATAGAGCCACAAGAGCCCCACGAGTAGACAGCCCCACGCGCACTAGCCAAGCACAAAGCACAAAGCCCACACAAGCCCTAAAGCCACACGCAGGATTTGTTGGTGTCGAGCTAGGGGTGAGCGCGTATAGGCAAGATAACAAAATCACGCTAACAAGCTCTGATAGTAGCGTAAACTTCGAGGACTACCGATATAGTCGCAACACACTGGGCACAAATGTCGGCATACTAAGCGGATATAGAGGGTTTTTTGCTTCGTGGTTTGGACTAAGGGCTTATGCAAATCTCAACTACACACAAACAATGGATAGCAACTCTTTTTATATCATAAACTACCGAACCAATCCTCCCACTATCACAAATCTAAGCTATGACTACTCGCTATCGGTGCTAAACTATGGTGCAAATTTGGACTTACTTTTCAATGTCCTAACAATCAAAGAATCTAAGCTAGGGATTTTCGCAGGTGGTGGCATAGGGGGCAATACTATCTTTACCAACAAAGCCATAGTTTCCGCAAAGAAAAATATGGGCATAGACAAAGATGCGCTATATGATGAGATAAAAGACGGGGCTTTCACAGGACTTGATGCGTGGGTAAATTGCGGTTTTATGGAATATTTCTAA
- a CDS encoding TonB-dependent receptor domain-containing protein produces MNEVTLPIQNPSKTRGKSREKRISSKAFAFTLSLSLATSLALADNERERERVTPAQQTAKDSALNSTHPLAPSAQGGGTKIDSSAQGGGTESSTDSNSSKESNSNSSLDSTQNPANSTSQHSSLTAQDKQYDTLEAKQLQKVSVTVSTASGSEKNIVTAPASVTVITKEELEQKPYRDLGEALKEVPGVSLESTSNKLGASAISIRGMPAGYTLYLLDDLRQNPSGDVATANLGTGVYNTFMPPTSAIERIEVIRGPMSTLYGSDALGGVVNVITKPITHKWSGSLQSTAIIPESSTFGNTYQNSLYLTGPLSNKWGLTLRARQLTREASKKPKDDRGNVVNTFFGTQYVMFNVGGRVSYVPSDKNTFFVDLDYSKSTYDNQKAQIGTLGANGPTNGNYTGGYEEWLGVNKLGASFAHKGNYSYGSWKNSIQFIRTNNTGRLVVGSSSNPNVTKNRGIASNDVIVDSRLLAPLFENTLLGSNYLNVGAEYRFENYHDLAATPASHNRNTFALFAEDEWNIWRGLTLTLGARYNFNDKFGHNVSPRGYIVYEILKGWAIKGGVATGYKAPYANQTIDAVYGYGRQGALPFIGNPNLKEETSINYEIGTVFDNKYANFSVMYFYSNFRDKIESQSVTSTNSSACAASGATNGCSRAYNADSAYSQGVELSASLKPLYGFSADISYTYIDSQITSGSNKGNPLSTTARNNLLGKIAYQYARFNAFLQAHFREGIVNTTALGNGTQEIALRGLLGGIYYKPSVVLNLGLGYKITDNIRINAGVYNLLNTNFADFRSYTYNGTNGSVNANVNYYGPVIQEGRRYFVTLALDF; encoded by the coding sequence ATGAACGAAGTAACATTACCAATCCAAAATCCTAGCAAGACTAGAGGAAAGTCTAGAGAAAAGAGAATCTCTAGCAAAGCATTTGCATTCACACTAAGCCTTAGCCTAGCTACTTCCCTCGCTCTAGCTGATAACGAGAGAGAGAGAGAGAGAGTAACTCCCGCGCAACAAACTGCTAAAGATTCTGCTTTAAATTCTACCCACCCCCTAGCCCCCTCCGCACAGGGAGGGGGGACAAAGATAGATTCCTCCGCACAGGGAGGGGGGACAGAATCTAGCACAGATTCAAATTCTAGCAAAGAATCCAACTCAAATTCTAGCCTAGATTCTACTCAAAATCCTGCCAACTCAACCTCACAACATAGTAGCCTAACAGCACAAGACAAACAATACGACACTCTAGAAGCAAAGCAGTTGCAAAAAGTATCTGTAACCGTCTCTACCGCTTCAGGAAGTGAAAAAAATATCGTAACCGCGCCAGCTAGCGTAACGGTCATCACCAAAGAGGAGCTAGAGCAAAAGCCCTATCGCGATTTGGGTGAAGCACTAAAAGAAGTGCCCGGCGTAAGTCTAGAATCCACCAGCAACAAGCTCGGCGCAAGCGCGATTAGCATTCGTGGTATGCCTGCAGGATACACACTTTATCTACTTGATGATTTGCGACAAAATCCAAGCGGTGATGTCGCCACAGCAAATCTAGGCACAGGCGTGTATAACACATTTATGCCACCTACTAGCGCGATTGAGCGCATCGAAGTTATCCGCGGTCCTATGAGCACGCTTTATGGCTCTGATGCACTAGGAGGGGTGGTAAATGTCATCACAAAGCCTATCACGCACAAATGGAGTGGCTCGCTTCAATCAACCGCGATAATCCCAGAATCTAGCACCTTTGGCAACACTTATCAAAACTCCCTATACCTCACAGGTCCTCTAAGCAACAAATGGGGGCTTACCCTGCGGGCTAGGCAGCTCACACGAGAAGCAAGCAAAAAGCCAAAAGATGACAGAGGCAATGTGGTAAATACATTTTTTGGCACGCAATATGTGATGTTTAATGTCGGTGGGAGGGTAAGCTATGTGCCAAGTGATAAAAACACATTTTTTGTAGATTTGGACTACTCAAAATCCACTTATGACAATCAAAAAGCACAAATCGGCACACTAGGTGCAAATGGCCCCACAAACGGCAACTACACAGGTGGCTATGAGGAATGGCTAGGAGTAAATAAACTTGGTGCTTCTTTTGCCCACAAGGGCAACTACTCTTATGGCTCGTGGAAAAACTCTATCCAATTTATCCGCACAAACAATACAGGACGCCTTGTCGTAGGCTCTAGCTCAAATCCAAATGTAACCAAAAATCGCGGAATCGCAAGTAATGATGTCATAGTAGACTCTAGGCTTTTAGCACCGCTTTTTGAAAACACTTTACTAGGCTCAAACTATCTCAATGTCGGAGCAGAATACCGCTTTGAAAACTACCACGATTTAGCCGCTACCCCTGCAAGCCATAATCGCAATACTTTCGCACTATTTGCCGAAGATGAGTGGAATATATGGCGCGGACTTACCCTAACTCTTGGCGCACGCTACAACTTCAACGATAAATTTGGACACAATGTAAGCCCTAGAGGCTATATCGTCTATGAGATTCTCAAAGGCTGGGCGATAAAAGGCGGTGTAGCCACAGGCTATAAAGCCCCTTATGCAAATCAAACTATCGATGCAGTTTATGGCTATGGTAGGCAGGGTGCATTGCCCTTTATCGGCAACCCTAATCTAAAAGAAGAAACTTCGATAAACTACGAGATAGGCACTGTGTTTGACAACAAATATGCTAATTTCTCGGTAATGTATTTTTACTCAAATTTCCGCGATAAGATAGAATCTCAAAGTGTAACTAGCACAAACTCGAGCGCGTGTGCTGCCTCTGGGGCGACAAACGGTTGTAGCAGGGCATACAATGCCGATAGTGCATACTCACAGGGCGTAGAGCTAAGCGCAAGCCTAAAGCCACTCTATGGATTTAGCGCGGATATAAGCTACACTTATATTGATTCACAGATTACTTCAGGTAGCAACAAGGGCAATCCGCTTAGCACTACTGCTAGAAACAATCTCTTAGGCAAAATCGCTTATCAATACGCTAGATTCAACGCCTTTTTGCAAGCGCATTTCCGTGAGGGCATAGTAAATACAACTGCGCTAGGCAATGGCACACAAGAAATCGCACTTAGAGGGTTACTTGGTGGAATCTACTACAAACCATCTGTGGTGCTTAATCTAGGACTTGGCTACAAAATCACCGATAACATTCGCATAAACGCAGGCGTGTATAATCTACTAAATACAAATTTCGCAGACTTTAGAAGCTATACTTACAATGGCACAAACGGAAGCGTAAATGCCAATGTAAACTACTATGGTCCCGTAATCCAAGAGGGCAGAAGATATTTTGTAACTTTGGCTTTGGATTTTTAA